A region of Pseudorasbora parva isolate DD20220531a chromosome 14, ASM2467924v1, whole genome shotgun sequence DNA encodes the following proteins:
- the LOC137040032 gene encoding interferon-induced very large GTPase 1-like, giving the protein MDPEGVPRPCKDLETELKAFGLDGSFWTKVFKDELEVTDIKQLEYLDNEDFESLKKHTRYKWEKKALQNILGHFETAKSEAVAKEVEKSPSMEKPVLAEHLPNLDNMTQNLAKELESTLTDDFEERRTIRMINERPLKDYFDSLKTRLSTNNDSQCLPPMSISDKEILNTASGGLALQGIFKTGKVEDLLKDRQQLIRIDDFKLAGPRHTSHYMRYEFSSSKSHQEFLGSVEKLGYSYSVELNLGCLGVHPKFGLQNTSQSSRTSQSQSEQSYVAMTVFHYMPLALAFIDQLTLSDSAKKELIEINELLHAPGEEENHFLLKRVKRFFERFGSHVSQGPIHFGGMFWWNAYAQGFSEQNYDKVKSQLCNALALNCPVQSSKIISASNDISISKGKMDSQIRCNDNLNTVVQLSVHKSGGPAETDDHILWKNNLAANNKTWAVIDRGSTLTPVWEIIRTSHNDQFKDPLRLCTFLIRAYKEISQQDVEPADDVKALRIVSEAKQLMLSVDKWSLSDAEKHLRDLLRMRRQIKECTTSFTQWIDIILSNEALQKFLTKLTTTYTDDNIRFLTYLVMETHCYQVKKFPNRAQILEWVKGTPELAEDVYGMFTPIQQFSDVTTVLEKASEDFLQSSEEDINVTITCKVTHAINSWLETMKKNGLDDLVLLVLSVTKHVGHRKDTFHPLLGSQEIAFLIEELSDVHRKYMEFHKDSILKAQAFSLLTLLTAGHKSHELSVDKKKTLDAFKQTMKEDNSDLKNAIEDFTKHLKYELLEEQLRSMLYSTSKLEGHVQSTEISENKEAADTSNTEDAVKTAPVDGFPKLNIGLVNPYKELLERLDLLKYYPAKLSNSNLHTINMLSTCITQTFTEKELWIHFIYRLLTLDVHVRFLCIEPELQISSKSLPCSLESFFDFKVENVDSNANGDQIHPMDIYMAVYHCSNDFARQFIFTQLSKCHFAVPLLVPNLSTRQIELPVWPLQMSALTLQVTEQSPVTGSVLDTSYPVVSFMRLGSSINSKSKMMNDMINKNGHPTFFSRHCRGSTTTRVLLEGVAEISWYLPEGKKRDIFESCMAFINLHGDACKLPQQVQFLKRISSIIVLLLPENLSDSAIQEVIKHFLECSTPFIALFSGIETPDKRDSNRIAAKNRNEAELTQETLFKIKQLLSNGNRNQILKDIFEQGRQQGFIVETEAELKGREKAKVLMDILYVEKKAKEKETNRKSLGLKDVHLPLQDQLWMQWCTKDKEFHRIRCKKNMSIEQLRAEITEEKMKIRANQQRRSSENLFMEKFLQYTIDVENKESLYFLNCFKKSLDEYLRGNLVDLTKQYNRTWLTYREASAGEKGKYQTDLCALSERIKHATFGLHHVFREISQIYESHKSVEESKTIHEIELDKLPEMGADLMLSGHPLELMDGDVNYVAIDWVRAVLDKLIHKLGDKRVLVLSVVGLQSSGKSTLLNTMFGLDFAVSSGPCTRGAFMHLLPVEEQIRDELKFDYVLVVDTEGLRSTVTDPDVVVKNDNELATLIIGISDLALINVMGENLCEIQNILQVCFQALLRMKNVNIRPSCMFVHQNVSDITAKDKNQGGRIQLIEKLDEISRAAAEEENQVVVGFSDIIKFDVNSDVYYFKNLLEGDPPMAPPNPSYSQNVQELKKRVLSISSGQSNSTLLTLSEFSERIKDTWSALLNENFVFNFRNSLDMKVYSDLERDYQRWSWKLRKLALETQRTLNCRVKSCELNTINESEIKGIFEDTHTTIKTDVDTYFREMNHSDILSQWRVLIDRRLDILKEELTEETYKKGQKEVIQRNLKLELDRKLRKYETELFQKGMAAASALKNQTPNEDLIQMEFDKLWIQWTTDLSSKNPMDTETNIQSLVESALLNRFEKHKDVICNKSEEDFQFDTGKHIKRSRFTPNFGINNSQMNQTGNDISKQILQDISKRIKEKAADGNDVTENFIHEILEDIDEMTLNYQKSYGFQFTSLYKACLSAYVCRVSTRELKKIKENFRSENDPLTHLMKKKQHFFQLFKRYCQGAESVKTFVSVLINSLQEAMRCALSEKLSIDIADYLRHHHEALRGNKSDLEHRIMKHLAEKENFEEYIKYIHNPKSFCREFIRECVVKHINDEQMMVSEALSSSWSQLTEKVMVECSSASEKMREAQGNASMWLDEFCLRLGQEISLSREDFRTIENLPIDNAQILQETVASSLKDMLEKGQKDPKSILGSGPIIFKLKDKPVDVLFEQLSGCWEQCPFCKAVCTNTIANHGTDHTVEWHRCQAIGGLFHQKRFLDHLKNIWDKDADKEHFVLDFCSTSVISDIEFKRPNSEEWISFKQFKKAGSPYNSWKITPDNQDRLYWKWFICTFSEQLENLYNFKFAGHGKIPETWKRIKKDKVIKEMNDIIQTKNEYWLKNFQICWKSP; this is encoded by the exons ATGGATCCAGAG ggaGTGCCAAGACCCTGCAAAGATCTAGAAACCGAACTTAAGGCTTTTGGTTTGGATGGCTCGTTCTGGACCAAAGTATTCAAAGATGAGTTAGAGGTGACTGATATAAAACAGCTTGAGTATTTGGATAATGAGGACTTTGAATCGCTCAAGAAACACACTCGCTACAAATGGGAAAAGAAGGCTCTTCAAAACATTTTAGGTCATTTTGAAACAGCTAAATCAGAGGCAGTGGCAAAAGAAGTAGAAAAATCACCTTCTATGGAAAAACCTGTGTTAGCAGAGCATCTACCAAATCTAGATAATATGACCCAAAACCTAGCAAAAGAACTTGAATCAACACTGACAGATGACTTTGAGGAACGGAGAACAATACGCATGATAAATGAAAGACCTCTGAAGGACTATTTTGACAGTTTGAAAACAAGGCTGTCAACAAATAATGATTCACAATGTTTACCTCCCATGTCCATTTCTGATAAAGAGATTTTAAATACAGCTTCAGGAGGTCTTGCACTTCAGGGCATTTTCAAAACTGGGAAAGTGGAAGATCTTTTGAAGGACCGACAACAATTAATCCGAATTGATGACTTTAAACTAGCTGGGCCAAGACATACCTCTCACTATATGAGGTATGAGTTTTCCTCCTCCAAATCTCACCAAGAGTTTTTAGGATCTGTTGAAAAATTGGGGTACAGCTACAGTGTAGAACTTAATCTTGGATGTTTAGGTGTGCATCCGAAGTTTGGTTTACAAAATACTTCTCAATCATCAAGAACTTCTCAAAGCCAGTCTGAGCAATCGTATGTGGCAATGACAGTCTTTCATTACATGCCACTTGCTTTAGCTTTCATTGACCAGCTTACATTGTCTGACTCTGCAAAGAAAGAACTAATAGAAATCAATGAATTGTTGCATGCTCCTGGTGAAGAGGAAAATCATTTTCTTCTGAAACGAGTAAAGAGATTCTTTGAAAGGTTTGGTTCTCACGTGTCTCAGGGTCCAATACATTTTGGTGGAATGTTTTGGTGGAATGCATATGCTCAGGGATTTTCAGAGCAGAACTATGATAAGGTGAAATCCCAGCTGTGTAATGCATTGGCATTGAATTGTCCTGTGCAATCAAGCAAGATAATCTCAGCTTCAAATGACATAAGTATCTCGAAAGGGAAAATGGATTCTCAGATTCGATGTAACGATAACCTCAATACCGTGGTCCAGCTCTCTGTTCATAAATCCGGAGGTCCAGCGGAAACAGATGATCACATACTGTGGAAAAACAACCTTGCAGCAAATAACAAAACCTGGGCAGTCATAGACAGAGGATCGACTTTGACTCCAGTGTGGGAGATCATCAGAACATCTCATAATGATCAATTTAAAGACCCTCTCAGATTGTGCACATTTCTAATAAGAGCTTACAAAGAAATCTCACAGCAGGATGTAGAACCTGCAGATGATGTTAAAGCACTCAGAATTGTTTCTGAAGCCAAACAATTGATGCTGTCAGTGGACAAGTGGTCTCTTTCCGATGCTGAGAAACATCTTAGAGATTTACTCAGAATGAGGAGGCAAATTAAAGAATGCACAACATCATTCACACAATGGATTGATATTATCCTTTCAAACGAGGCACTTCAGAAATTCCTTACCAAACTTACCACGACATATACTGATGACAACATACGATTCCTGACATATTTGGTGATGGAGACGCATTGTTACCAAGTCAAAAAATTCCCAAACAGAGCACAGATTTTAGAATGGGTCAAAGGGACCCCAGAGCTGGCTGAAGATGTATATGGCATGTTTACTCCCATCCAACAGTTTTCTGACGTAACAACAGTTCTAGAAAAAGCAAGTGAAGATTTTCTGCAAAGTTCGGAGGAAGACATAAATGTGACTATCACATGCAAAGTTACCCATGCAATAAATTCATGGCTtgaaactatgaaaaaaaatgGCCTTGATGACTTGGTTTTACTTGTGCTGTCAGTCACAAAACATGTTGGACACAGAAAGGACACTTTTCATCCCCTTCTGGGTTCTCAGGAAATTGCTTTTTTAATAGAAGAGCTCTCAGATGTACACAGAAAATATATGGAATTTCACAAGGACAGTATTTTGAAGGCACAGGCCTTTAGTCTGTTGACATTGCTGACAGCAGGACACAAGAGTCATGAACTCTCTGTGgataaaaagaaaacacttgATGCCTTCAAACAGACTATGAAAGAAGACAATAgtgatctgaaaaacgcaattgAGGACTTCACAAAACATCTAAAATATGAACTCTTGGAGGAGCAACTGAGGTCAATGCTCTACAGCACTTCAAAACTAGAAGGACATGTTCAATCCACTGAGATTTcagaaaacaaagaagctgCAGACACCTCAAATACAGAGGATGCTGTTAAAACAGCCCCAGTAGATGGATTTCCCAAACTAAATATTGGGCTTGTAAATCCATATAAAGAGTTGCTTGAAAGATTGGATTTGCTTAAATATTATCCAGCAAAACTGTCAAATTCAAATCTTCATACTATAAACATGTTGTCAACATGCATTACGCAAACTTTCACAGAGAAAGAACTATGGATTCACTTCATTTACCGACTGTTAACACTAGATGTCCATGTTAGGTTCCTGTGCATTGAACCTGAATTACAGATTTCCTCTAAGTCTTTACCATGCAGCTTGGAGAGTTTTTTTGATTTTAAGGTGGAAAATGTTGATTCTAATGCTAATGGTGATCAAATCCACCCCATGGACATCTATATGGCAGTTTATCATTGCTCCAATGATTTTGCACGGCAATTTATTTTTACCCAGCTATCCAAATGTCATTTCGCAGTACCCCTGCTAGTGCCCAATCTATCCACTCGACAAATAGAATTACCTGTGTGGCCACTCCAAATGAGTGCACTTACATTGCAGGTCACAGAACAATCTCCAGTGACAGGGTCTGTATTGGACACTTCTTACCCAGTTGTGTCTTTTATGAGACTAGGATCGTCCATTAACTCAAAGTCAAAAATGATGAATGACATGATTAACAAGAATGGGCACCCCACTTTCTTCAGTCGCCATTGTAGAGGAAGTACAACGACACGTGTTTTGCTGGAAGGGGTAGCAGAGATTTCATGGTACCTcccagaaggaaaaaaaagagacaTTTTTGAAAGCTGTATGGCTTTTATCAACCTCCATGGCGATGCCTGCAAACTTCCACAACAAGTACAGTTCCTTAAGAGAATAAGTTCCATCATTGTACTGTTGTTACCGGAAAATCTCAGTGATTCTGCAATACAAGAGGTGATCAAACACTTTCTAGAGTGCAGCACACCTTTCATTGCATTGTTCTCTGGGATCGAGACACCAGACAAAAGAGATTCTAACAGAATTGCAGCTAAGAACAGAAATGAAGCTGAATTAACTCAAGaaacactttttaaaattaaacagCTTCTCTCAAATGGAAATCGGAACCAAATCCTGAAAGATATTTTTGAACAAGGAAGACAGCAAGGATTCATAGTTGAAACAGAGGCTGAATTGAAAGGAAGAGAAAAGGCTAAGGTGCTTATGGACATATTATATGTTGAGAAAAAggcaaaagaaaaagaaacaaacaggAAATCATTGGGCTTGAAAGATGTACATTTGCCTTTGCAAGACCAGCTGTGGATGCAGTGGTGCACCAAAGACAAAGAGTTTCATCGTATACGGTGCAAAAAAAACATGAGCATTGAGCAGCTGCGTGCTGAAATAACCGAAGAGAAAATGAAGATTAGAGCCAACCAACAGAGAAGATCAtcagagaaccttttcatggaAAAATTCCTTCAATATACCATTGATGTAGAGAATAAGGAAAGCTTATACTTTTTAAACTGCTTCAAGAAAAGCCTTGATGAATATCTCAGAGGTAATCTTGTTGATCTAACAAAACAATATAACAGAACATGGCTAACATACAGAGAAGCGTCAGCTGGAGAGAAAGGAAAATACCAGACTGATCTTTGTGCATTATCTGAAAGAATAAAGCATGCCACATTTGGACTTCATCATGTGTTTCGTGAAATAAGTCAAATATATGAATCTCACAAGTCTGTTGAAGAGAGCAAGACCATTCATGAAATTGAACTTGATAAGCTCCCTGAAATGggagctgatttgatgctctcTGGACACCCATTAGAACTAATGGATGGAGATGTAAATTATGTGGCAATTGACTGGGTCAGGGCTGTCCTGGACAAACTTATCCACAAACTTGGCGATAAAAGAGTGTTAGTACTTTCTGTTGTAGGCCTCCAGAGTTCTGGAAAGTCTACTCTTCTCAACACGATGTTCGGGCTGGATTTTGCTGTAAGTTCAGGACCATGCACAAGAGGAGCATTCATGCATCTGCTCCCAGTCGAGGAACAAATAAGAGATGAGTTGAAGTTTGATTATGTACTTGTAGTGGACACAGAGGGACTACGCTCAACAGTAACTGATCCTGATGTTGTGGTTAAAAACGACAATGAATTGGCCACCCTCATAATTGGAATCAGTGACCTCGCACTGATAAATGTAATGGGAGAAAATCTTTGTGAAATTCAAAACATTCTCCAGGTTTGTTTTCAGGCACTTTTGAGAATGAAGAATGTAAATATCAGGCCAAGTTGTATGTTTGTTCACCAAAATGTGTCAGACATTACAGCCAAAGACAAAAACCAAGGAGGACGAATACAGCTTATAGAGAAACTTGATGAGATTTCCAGGGCTGCTGCAGAAGAAGAGAATCAAGTAGTTGTAGGCTTCAGtgacatcataaagtttgaTGTGAACAGTGATGTGTATTACTTCAAGAATCTTTTGGAGGGTGAtcctccaatggctccacccaACCCATCTTACAGTCAGAATGTGCAGGAGCTTAAGAAGAGGGTGCTCTCAATTTCCTCCGGGCAGTCAAACTCTACACTTCTCACTCTGTCTGAGTTCAGTGAGAGAATAAAAGATACATGGAGTGCATTGTTAAATGAGAACTTCGTTTTTAACTTCCGTAATTCCTTGGATATGAAGGTGTACAGTGATCTTGAGAGAGATTACCAGAGGTGGTCTTGGAAATTAAGGAAACTGGCTTTAGAGACACAAAGGACCCTGAACTGCAGAGTGAAAAGTTGTGAGTTGAATACTATCAATGAGTCAGAGATAAAAGGCATCTTTGAAGACACTCACACAACAATCAAAACTGATGTTGACACATATTTCAGGGAGATGAATCATTCTGATATTCTCTCTCAGTGGAGAGTTTTGATTGATAGAAGGCTGGACATTTTGAAAGAAGAGCTCACTGAAGAAACCTATAAAAAGGGTCAAAAGGAAGTAATTCAGAGGAATCTCAAACTAGAGCTTGACAGGAAGCTGAGGAAGTATGAGACAGAATTGTTTCAGAAAGGCATGGCTGCAGCATCTGCACTCAAAAACCAAACTCCAAATGAGGACCTAATACAGATGGAATTTGACAAACTTTGGATACAGTGGACAACTGACCTGTCCTCTAAGAATCCAATGGACACGGAAACAAATATACAGAGCTTAGTCGAAAGTGCCTTACTGAATCGCTTTGAAAAACACAAAGATGTAATATGTAATAAATCAGAGGAAGATTTCCAATTTGATACTGGCAAGCATATTAAACGATCACGCTTTACCCCTAATTTTGGGATTAACAATTCTCAGATGAATCAAACCGGAAATGATATTTCTAAACAAATTTTGCAAGATATCAGTAAACGAATTAAAGAGAAAGCTGCAGATGGTAATGATGTTACCGAGAATTTCATTCATGAGATTTTGGAAGACATTGATGAAATGACCCTTAACTATCAGAAATCCTATGGTTTCCAATTCACAAGTTTGTACAAAGCCTGCTTATCTGCTTATGTTTGCAGAGTATCAACAAGGgagctcaaaaaaataaaagagaacTTCAGGTCAGAAAACGACCCTCTCACACACTTAATGAAGAAAAAGCAACATTTCTTCCAGTTATTCAAACGCTACTGTCAGGGTGCAGAATCGGTTAAGACTTTTGTctcagttttaataaacagtCTTCAAGAAGCAATGCGTTGTGCTCTTTCTGAAAAATTGAGCATTGACATAGCAGATTACCTGAGACATCACCATGAAGCACTTCGAGGAAATAAGTCTGATTTGGAGCATCGCATTATGAAACATTTGGCAGAAAAGGAGAATTTTGAAGAATACATTAAGTACATTCATAATCCAAAATCCTTCTGCCGAGAGTTTATAAGAGAATGTGTTGTGAAGCATATCAATGATGAACAAATGATGGTGTCAGAGGCCCTTTCTTCCAGCTGGTCACAGCTAACAGAGAAAGTTATGGTTGAGTGCTCTTCAGCATCAGAAAAAATGAGAGAAGCACAAGGCAATGCCTCAATGTGGCTTGATGAATTTTGCTTGAGACTTGGACAGGAGATTTCTTTGTCAAGAGAAGATTTTAGGACTATTGAAAATCTGCCTATTGATAATGCACAAATCCTCCAGGAGACAGTTGCTAGTTCACTCAAGGACATGTTGGAAAAAGGACAGAAGGACCCCAAAAGTATATTAGGCTCAGGGCCTATTATTTTCAAACTAAAAGACAAACCAGTTGATGTCCTCTTTGAACAGCTGAGTGGGTGCTGGGAGCAGTGTCCTTTCTGCAAAGCTGTGTGCACTAACACCATTGCAAATCATGGAACCGATCACACTGTTGAGTGGCATCGGTGCCAGGCCATTGGTGGCCTTTTTCATCAAAAGAGGTTTTTAGATCATTTAAAGAACATTTGGGATAAAGATGCAGACAAAGAACATTTTGTTCTGGACTTTTGTTCAACATCTGTCATTAGTGACATTGAATTCAAAAGGCCAAACTCAGAAGAGTGGATCTCTTTTAAACAATTCAAAAAAGCAGGCTCTCCTTACAATAGCTGGAAAATTACACCGGACAATCAGGATAGATTATACTGGAAATGGTTTATCTGCACCTTTAGTGAACAATTGGAAAACCTGTACAATTTCAAATTTGCAGGCCATGGCAAAATCCCAGAGACCTGGAAACGAATAAAAAAGGATAAAGTTATAAAAGAGATGAATGACATTATTCAGACAAAAAATGAATACTGGTTAAAGAATTTTCAAATTTGTTGGAAATCACCATAA